The following DNA comes from Neofelis nebulosa isolate mNeoNeb1 chromosome 3, mNeoNeb1.pri, whole genome shotgun sequence.
tattttctcccagccagTGGCTTGTTTTTTCATTGCCTGAATTGTGTCTTTTGCAAagtagaaaaatttaattttaatgaagtccgatttaacaatgttttctttgatggattgtgcttttgatgttgtGTCTAAAAGGTCATCTCCAAACCCAAGGTGACCTAAATTTTCACTTATATTATCCCCTAGAAGTTTtctagttttatgttttacatttaggtttatgatccatTTATGGCTAATTTTGGTCAAAAGTATAATACCTGTGTCTagatcctctctttttttttttgttttgtttttttgcatatggatgtctagtagttctagcaccatttgttgaaaacaaattctttactgaattgcctttgcttctttgtcaaagaccAGTTGGCTATATTTGTGTAGGCCTATTTCTGAGGTATTCATTTTGGTCCATTGATCTGTTCATTCTTTcaccagtatcatactgtcttgattactgtagctttataggaAGTTTTGAAGTTGGGTAACGTcacttctcagtttctttttttttttttaatgtttattttatatttgagagagatagagcatgagccagggaaggacagagtgagagagagagagagaggcacagaatccaaagcaggttccaggctctgagctgtcagcacagagcccaacacggggctcgaactcgaactgtgaggtcatgacctgagctgaggttggatgcttaaccgattgagccatccagatgccccaggtAGTGTCAgttctctaactttgttcttttcctttttctcctatAAATGGGTaatagtttataatttatttgcatGCCTCTGTTGTTTAAAGTaggcattttgaatattataatgtgGTAACTCAGGTTCTCCTGTCTCCCAGGGTTTGCTGTTGCTGATTGTCATGGGAGTACTGTTGGCTGTTTGTTTAGTGACTGCTCTAAACTATTTTGTAAAGACTATATTCTTTGTTATGTGTGGCCATTGTATTCTGTGCTTGATTCACTTAGTGGCCAGCTAGTGTTTGATAGAGATTTTCTTAAATATCTagagataaaatgaaacaaaactttgGATTTTTGTAGATTGGTTCTGTGTGGAAACATTTCCTGGATGTTTATCCAGGCTGTTTACAACTCTGCCCTAGCTTTCACTTTCGGCTTTCACAGAGCCAAAGGTCAACCAAAGGTGAAAGTTTAGGATTTTCTTAGCTCTTTTCTGGACATGCATCCAGCCCTAGACATGGGTGGCTTTCTAGATTTCCTGGTTCACATGGAGATTTCCAAAGACTCTTATCTACCACGTATCTCTTTTGTGAGCTTCTTCCTTCCCTGGCTTTTTGATGTGTGTGCTGTTTGTCACATTTGCTATTCCTTGTTCCAGTGCCTGTGGCTAGTATATTTGCCTATAAAGATTTTCAGTAAACATTACCCAGGAGGTTTCTCCAGCCCTGAGAAAGTTCTGAAAAGAGTGAAACAAAGCCAAGCCCCTGAGTGCATCCCTCAGAGAATGCCTAGACAGGTTAAAACACAGAAGCACAATTTTTTGATGATAAGGTCTGTATTGCCTCCCCTGGTACCAGCAAGCTGCATAACTGGAGAATATATCACATTTAATTATGCAAACAGAAATGACTCTGATAGTGAATGAAAAGATCATTGTGATTTTGTGTTAGGAAGTGGAGGTCTGAGAGCAATCATCCAATATTTATATGTCTTAATGTATATTGTATTTCTAGAATTTGGACACATATCAAGATGCCCTGAAGAACAGCACAACCCTTTGGGGAATAGCCTCTTAAACATCATGACCAAAGACAAAGAATCTATCACCAGAAGCTTTTGCTTTGTGTACATTTTGACCTTAATGGTTGGAACCATAATCCAGTTCTCTGATGAAAGTGAATTTGCAGTAGACATGTCGAAAATGAAACTTACGCATGTTCCAAAAGACCTGTCACCAAAAACCAAAGTCTTAGATATATCTCAAAACTACATATCTAAGCTTCACATCTCTGACATTAGCTATCTCTTACGGCTGGAAGTTTTGACACTTTCCTATAATAGACTCCAGTGCCTCGATTTTAGCATTTTCAAGTTCAACCAGGATTTGGAACATTTGGATTTATCTCACAATCAGTTGCAGAAGACCTCTTGCCACCTTATCAGGAGTCTCAAGCATTTAGACCTCTCATTCAATGACTTTGATGTCCTGCCCATCTGTAAGGAATTTGGCAACTTGACGCAACTGAATTTCTTAGGATTAAGTGGTACAAGGTTACGACAATTAGATCTGCTACCAATTGCTCATTTGCATCTAAGTCACATCCTTCTGGATTTAGAAGGTTATTATgcaaaagaaagtgaaacagaaagTCTTCAAATTCTGAATACAAAAACACTTCACCTTGTTTTTCACCCAAATCAGTTATTCTCTGTCCAAGTGAACATATCAGTTAACAGTTTAAGGTGCTTACAACTGACTAATATTAAATTGAATAACGACAACTGTCAAattctaattaaatttttatcAGAACTCATTAGAGGcccaactttactgaattttacTCTCAAACATGTGGAAACAACTTGGAAATGCCTGGTTAgagtttttcaatttctttggccCAAACCTGTAGAATATCTCAATATTTACAATTTAATAATAGTTGAAAGCATTGATGAAGAAGATTTTACTTATTCTAAAACAGCACTGAAAGCATTGAAAATAGAGCATGTTACAaacagagtttttatttattcacagacggtgttatatacatttttttctgagatgAACATTATGATGTTAACCCTATCAGATACACCTTTTATACACATGCTTTGTCCTCAGACATCAagcacatttaaatttttgaactTTACCCAGAATGTTTTCACAGACAGTGTATTTCAAAACTGTTCCAAACTAGTTAGATTGGAAACCCTTATCTTAcgaaagaataaattaaaaggcCTTTACAATATAGGTCTCATGACTAAGCATATGACATCTTTGGAAATATTGGATGTTAGTTGGAATTCTTTGGAATATGATAGACATGATGGAAATTGCACTTGGGGTGGGAGTATAGCGGTGTTAAATTTGTCTTCAAATATACTTACTGACTCTGTTTTCAGATGTTTACCTCCTAAGGTCAAGGTACTTGATCTTTATGATAACCGAATAAGGAGCATTCCTAAACTAATCATGAAACTAGAAGCTTTGCAAGAACTCAATGTTGCCTCCAATTCCTTAGCCCACCTTCCTGACTGTGGAGCTTTTAGCAGCCTTTCTGTACTGATCATTGACCATAATTCAATTTCCAACCCATCAGCTGATTTCTTCCACAGCTGCCAGAAGATTAGGTCCATAAGAGCAGGAAACAATCCATTCCAATGCACCTGTGAGCTAAGAGAATTTATCCAGAGTATAGGCCAAGTATCAAGTGAAGTGGTAGAGGGTTGGCCTGATTCTTATAAGTGTGACAATCCAGAAAGTTATAAGGGAACCCCACTAAAGGACTTTCATGTGTCTCAGTTATCCTGCAACACAGCTCTGCTGCTTGTCACCATTGGGGTCACTGTGCTGGTGTTGACTGTTACTGTGACTGCCCTCTGTATGTACTTTGATCTGCCCTGGTATCTCAGGATGGTGTGTCAGTGGACCCAGACCCGGCACAGGGCAAGGAACCTACCCTTAGAAGAACTCCAAAGAACCCTTCAGTTCCACGCTTTTATTTCATACAGTGAACACGATTCTGCCTGGGTGAAGAATGAACTGGTACCTTacctagaaaaagaagacctAAGGATTTGTCTCCATGAGAGAAACTTTGTTCCTGGCAAGAGCATTGTGGAGAATATCATCAACTGCATTGAGAAAAGTTACAAGTCCATCTTTGTTTTGTCTCCCAACTTTGTTCAGAGTGAGTGGTGTCATTATGAACTCTACTTTGCTCATCACAATCTCTTTCATGAAGGATCTAATAATTTAATCCTGATCTTGCTGGAACCCGTTCCACAGAACTGCATTCCCAGCAAGTATCACAAGCTGAAGGCTCTCATGACACAGCGGACTTACTTGGAATGGCCCAAGGAGAAGAGCAAACATGGACTTTTTTGGGCTAATATTAGAGCTGCTTTTAACATGAAGTTGACATTAATTGCTGAAAACAATAatgcagaaacttaaaaaaaatcaggaaattcaaTTTAAGAAACCATCATTAACTTGGATTCTGATGAACATGATGATTTTAAGTTTCTGTCTAGATGATACCTCTATTATATCTACACATTCTGGAAGACTAAATTAAAACTAGGTTTTGACAAAGCTGAGGACCAAGGCTGGAGGCTGAGGTGGTGCTCAAACTTGCCTATTACAGGTAGCTCAGTCTCTTCTGGTTCAACCATTCAGTTTTGAGTGGAAACACACAAGTAAATGGTCATTCAAGgacctttcctctcccttctcctttcccaaaGAGAGTCTGTGTGAGCAGGAGTTTATGGGACTTTATGGCAGCAAGGAAAGTCAAACTCAGAAGTGTACCCAATGGCCCTTGGAGTGTCCTATGGAGCCTCATTGAACTCTGGGTGAGCTTTGTCATCCTGTTCAACTTTGGAGCTTCGGAAAAAATTAGACCagttatggaaaataaagaatttttgttCACATCTGAGGAAATTATTAAATTTCTGATGCTGTCACACAAATATGCAATTAACCAGTGGGGACTCATgacataataatttatatatatataaaggaaaatacagttgccccttgaacaacatgggtttgaactacatGGATCTgcttgtagttctttttttttttttaatgggctttttacagtacagtactataattatattttctcttccttgtgactttcttaatgttttcttttttatagtatattttattgtgagaatacagtatttaatacatgtaacatacaaaatgtttgttaattatttatgttatcggtaaggcttctggtcaacaggagGCCATTTTGAAGTTATTAAGGTAAGTTGAGGTTATTGAggtaattaagttttggggttgttaaaagttatacacagatttgtGACTACACagggggtcagcacccctaacccccatgttgttcaagggtcaactgtatagcCTTTAGTTACAGGCTGTTAAGGACAAAGACATGGATTTATTTGTTTGCAAAGGAAACTCCGAGCCAACTTTATTTGTAACTGGTTATTGAATAGGAGTTTTCTGGTTGTCTTAGTTTTAGCAAATGCCTCAAAGCTGACAAAAGGTAATAAATGCCACCACATTTTAAGTGGAGATACTAGACATAGCCAGGCTGGATGTATTAAAGAATAGCAGAAAGAGCCTTGTAACTACCAACACATATCACCTATCTCCAGAATAGATTCAAAAGGGTGGTTAGATATCATTAAGTAGAGGTTCTAGACCTATGGGGAGATTGCTTTGGATTTCTTCCAAAGGTGAATGAGAGGGTCTCTAAGCATAATATAAAAGTATCCTGGCATCCCACTCTCAGCCTGCAGCTCGTAGAATAACAAGAGTACACAAATTCAGTGCATGATGTGAGAGCTCTTGGAAGAGCCTGATGAGTGTCCCTGGGAGTTTTGTGGCAGGGGTGGAGATTGTGCACATAAAGATTGGtaaataatgttttgaaaatataggtgcttgataaattttgttgaaatgaatggatgagtgcTACCCACCTAGAGAATTCAGTAGGTGAGAGGTTGATGTGGATAGCCCAAAATGGGAAtatgaggagagaagagaagcagtGATTGCAACCTGACTTCCATTTTTTGTCATGGCAAAGTCTGTGAATTTCTTGTAGACCATGTTGACTATGGGAAGGGTAGGTGGGCTTGAGTTGTCATGATGGGACTTCAGCTACCAGGGCAACCTGTTTGCAAAGGGACTATAGTAATAGAAGCCATGGGGTTAGGTGGAAGAGATGTATGGGGGGAATTGCTGCAAGCGATCAGCCAGAGAATATGCCCCCTGCATCAAGGAACTGTGCAATGGGGTATCCACCTGAGACCTCTGAATAACCAACAGATACATCCTGTGAAAGAGACAACAGTTGGACTCTGCCATAATAAGAGCCGACATGATGGCTTGTCTGCCTTACCCAATAGTTAAATGCAGGGATATTTGCTCCTCCTAGTCTAAAATACTCTTCCCTTGAAGTGGTCTGGGCACATCCAGAAtataaagaaagcagagaagatggtggaagaaaaaagaaactgaccaCACTTATTCCCTGATTCACTGCAAGAAAGACCTGAGATGGAGccaagcaaaattttaaattaggtgTGAGAGTGATATTACTTGGACTGTCCCGGACATTTTAATGCCTGAAATAGAGGTGCAATTATTATAATATGACTTGTCAATAAAATCTATGGCATCTGCCCAAGATTCAGGGTAGATTCTGAATAGATCCTGATAGAGAAAGATTCCACAAAACCTGGTTGTAAGGCAGtggttagagaaaaaaataaagtcctttccTTCTGGAGTTAGCTCATTCAATAACTGAGTTTATTTAATAATAGACCAGTTTCATAATTAATAGTTgtaaagaaataagcattaaggGAATTTTATTAGAGTCATCTTTTATTGGCATTAGCCCTCCTCTGCCTTTCAA
Coding sequences within:
- the TLR6 gene encoding toll-like receptor 6 produces the protein MTKDKESITRSFCFVYILTLMVGTIIQFSDESEFAVDMSKMKLTHVPKDLSPKTKVLDISQNYISKLHISDISYLLRLEVLTLSYNRLQCLDFSIFKFNQDLEHLDLSHNQLQKTSCHLIRSLKHLDLSFNDFDVLPICKEFGNLTQLNFLGLSGTRLRQLDLLPIAHLHLSHILLDLEGYYAKESETESLQILNTKTLHLVFHPNQLFSVQVNISVNSLRCLQLTNIKLNNDNCQILIKFLSELIRGPTLLNFTLKHVETTWKCLVRVFQFLWPKPVEYLNIYNLIIVESIDEEDFTYSKTALKALKIEHVTNRVFIYSQTVLYTFFSEMNIMMLTLSDTPFIHMLCPQTSSTFKFLNFTQNVFTDSVFQNCSKLVRLETLILRKNKLKGLYNIGLMTKHMTSLEILDVSWNSLEYDRHDGNCTWGGSIAVLNLSSNILTDSVFRCLPPKVKVLDLYDNRIRSIPKLIMKLEALQELNVASNSLAHLPDCGAFSSLSVLIIDHNSISNPSADFFHSCQKIRSIRAGNNPFQCTCELREFIQSIGQVSSEVVEGWPDSYKCDNPESYKGTPLKDFHVSQLSCNTALLLVTIGVTVLVLTVTVTALCMYFDLPWYLRMVCQWTQTRHRARNLPLEELQRTLQFHAFISYSEHDSAWVKNELVPYLEKEDLRICLHERNFVPGKSIVENIINCIEKSYKSIFVLSPNFVQSEWCHYELYFAHHNLFHEGSNNLILILLEPVPQNCIPSKYHKLKALMTQRTYLEWPKEKSKHGLFWANIRAAFNMKLTLIAENNNAET